The genomic region GCACCCCGCACGTCACCCATGGCCAGGCTGTTGACGTCGACACGCCGGACCTGCCGGGTGACCAGGCGCGCCCATAACTTGCGCGGAAAGCTATCGAGCGCCGGCAAGCCCAGTTGCAACAGGCGCGGCGCAGAGGTCGGCGCCAAGGGCTGCGATTCGACCGCCAGCGACTTGATCGACCGCTGCGGCAGCGCCTCGGCCACCACCGTTCCCGCTTGCCCGCGCGCCAGGAAGAACCCCTCGCTGACCAGTAACTGGTAGGCCGTCTCCACGGTGCCCCGGGCCACCTTCAACTCCTGGGCCAAGCTGCGCACCGACGGCACCCGTTCGCCAGGACGCAGTTGGCCCTGATCAATGGCCTGGCGAAAGCGCCGGTAAATCTCCTGGTATTTGGGCAGTGACGACATCGTTATCCGGCTCACAGTGAATCAGCGCTGGAGTCTGATCTTGTCCCAACCCGCTTGTCCATTCTTGGCCCTATTGAGCCGGCGACCAGGCCGCCAAACTGACGGCATCACTTCACCACAGCAAGGAACACAGCATGCAACACCGTCTCGACTACGCCCAGGCAGCGCCCGCCGGCTACAAGGCCCTTGGCTCGGTGCACAGCTACATCCATGGCTGCGGCCTGGAGAAGGAATTGATTGACCTGGTGTACCTGCGTGTTTCCCAACTCAACGGTTGCGCCTACTGCCTGGACTCTCATTCCCGCGACCTGCTCAAACAGGGCGTGAGCCTGGAAAAGCTGATGCTGCTGGCCGCATGGCGCGAAGCCTTGCCGTTGTTCACTCCGCGTGAATGTGCTGCGTTAGCGTGGGCCGAGTCGGTGACCCAGGTCGCACACACCGAGGTGCCGGACGAACACTATGCCGAGGCCAAGGCCCTCTTCGACGACAAGGAAATTGCCGACCTGACCCTGGCTATCGCCCTGATGAACGCCCTGAACCGCGTCGCCATCAGCTTTCGCAAAGTCCCTGCCGCCGTAAAAGCGCACATGGAGCACGGCAACCATGAATGACGCTGTTGAGTTTGTGCACATCGAAAGCGACGCCGACTGCCTGGCCTGTTTTGCCGTCATGCAGCAACTGCGGCCAAAACTGGAAGACCCGCACGCCTTTGCCGAGCAGATCCAGCGCCAGCGGGAAAACGGTTATCGCCTGCTGGCCGCCCGGGAAAACGGCCAGGTGCTGGGCCTGGCCGGTTACCGCCTGACGGAAAACCTGCTGTATGGCCGCTTTATCTACGTCGATGACCTGGTAGTGGACGCGTCCCTGCAACGCCGGCGCCTGGGCGAACGACTGCTGGATCAGGTACGCCAGCACACCCGCCGCCTGGGTTATCGCTATCTGGTACTGGACACCGGCATGCACATGGCCCTGGCCCAGCGCTTCTATTTCCGCCAGGGCCTGCTGCCGCTGGGGATGCACTTTTCCCAGGATCTGAGCCAATGACCCGCGCCCTGCTGCTGAGTTTCAGCCCCCACGGCAAGGCGGCCCAGACCTTCCGCCTGGCCCGCGCCCTGCTCTGTGAACAGGCGCCCGAGGCCGAGGTGGTCGAGCGCGACTACGGCGGCCAGGCCCTGCCACCGCTGACCCGGGAATACGCCAACGCACTGACCACGCCCGGCGGGCTCAGTGGCGCGGCAACGGCGCTGTCCGAGCAACTGATCGTCGAGCTCGAGGCTTGTGACCTGCTGATTATCTGCACCCCGGTGCACAATTTCACGGTGCCGGCAGCGCTTAAGTGCTGGATCGATCATGTGGTACGTATCCACCGCAGTTTCACCGTCAACCCACAGTTTGAAAAAGTCGCCTTGCTCCAGGACCGGCCAACCTTTGTGCTGGTCAGTTCCGGAAGTTCGCGAAAGAACCGTGAACCCGACTTCCTTACGCCCTACCTGCAGGCAATCCTCGGCACCGTGGGCATACGCACGGTAGAGTTCGCCTATCTGGGCGCCATGGTCCGTGGCGAAGCCGCCGTGCAACGTAGCGTGGAACAGGCCCAACAGCAGTTGTCCGGGGCTTTTTACCGGCAAGCGGGAGCCCAAGCGGCAATCAGCTCTGGCGCGTAAAATTAATGGCGCTAGAATCAGCGCCATTTCCACGCCAGCCTCCCTGACACGAGCCACCCATGAGCTTTGACTTCGACACGATCCACTCCCGCCTCGGCACCGGCAGCACCAAGTGGAGTCGTTACCCGCAAGACGTTCTGCCGATGTGGATTGCCGACATGGACATCGCCGCGCCACCGGCCGTGCTTCAAGCGTTGCACGAGCGCCTGGGTCAGCAGATCCTCGGCTACAGCGTGGCCTGCGATGGCGTGCGTGAAGCGATCGTCGCCGATTTATGGGCCAAGTACGCCTGGCGCGTACAACCGGATGAGCTGCTGTTTTTGCCGGGTGTCGAGCCTGGTTTCAACATGGCGTTGCACGCGTTTGTGCAGCCTGGGCAAGCGGTGGTGTTGCAAACCCCCAACTATCGTCCGATTCGCCTGGCACCTGGCCACTGGAACCTGCCGAAGATCGAAGTGCCGTTTGAGTTGAGCGCCGAAGGCGAGTACCTCACGCCGTTGCCAGCGATGCGTGAGGTACTCAAAGGCGCCGGTGCGTTGCTGTTGAGCAACCCGCACAACCCGATGGGCAAGGTCTTCCCCCGTGAAGAACTGCTGGCCGTGGCCACTGCCTGCCTGGACCAGGGCGCGCTGATCGTCTCCGATGAAATCCACGCCGAACTGTGTTTTGACGGCCGCCGCCATATCCCCACTGCCAGCCTCAGCCCGGAAATCGCCCAGCGCACCATCACCCTGATGTCGGCGAGCAAGGCGTACAACGTCGCCGGGTTGAAGACCTGCTTTGCGGTGATCCAGAACCCCGAGATTCGCGAACGCTTCAATCACGCCCGTTGCGGCATGGTCGACAGCGTCAGCCCCCTGGGCCTGGAAGCCACCCGTGCGGCCTACAGCGACTGCGGCGACTGGCTGCAAGCGCTGGTGGCCTACCTGCAAGCCAACCGTGATTACCTGCTGAACGCCGTGCAAACCCGCCTGCCTGGCGTGGTGATGCATGCGCCCCAAGGCACTTATCTGGCGTGGCTGGATTGCAGCGCCCTGGGCCTGGACGACCCGCAACGATTCTTCCTTGAGCAGGCCAAGGTCGGCTTGAGCGCGGGGATCGAATTCGGCGATGACAGCCAGCAGTTCGTGCGCCTGAACTTCGGCTGCCCGAGGGCCATGCTGGAAGAAGGCATTGCCCGCCTGGAACGCAGCCTGCGTCACCGTTAAGGCGCAATTCACAACTTTTCGCAACGACCGCCGAACCCCTGCTGTTACTGTTTTTGCCGATTCGTCCCACCGGTAACAGCAGGAGTTCCATGGCATGACGACCCAGCCGCTCAACCGCTCGACCGACCCCAAAGCCCTTCCTCTCACACCGCCCAAGTCCGGCGCGGCGTTCCACGTGCTGCTCAAGAACAGCGCCAACAACAAGAAGGTCGAGGCCGGCGACAAAACCGCGCAAGGGCTCGCAGCCAGCAAGGAACAAGGCTATGAACTGGCCGCCAAGGACGCCGCACCGCCGGCGAGCCTGGGTGACTACAAGGCCATCGGTCCGGCTGATGAAGTCGGCCCCGGCCTGATCCGTTATGAAACCCAGGATGGCAAGAAGGTCATTGTCAGCGAAAAAAACAGCCCCGACCTGTTCAAGCAAGTCAGCGCCGACTTCAAGGCCCTGTCCGGCGTCAACGCCAGCGAAGCCGCCGGCTACGAGCGTCTGGGCAGCGATGCCACGGCCCCGGAAAAACTCGGTGACTACAAATCCCTCGGGCCGCCCGACGAAACCGGCCCCGGTGTGATTCGCTATGAAACCCAGGACGGCAAGAAGTTTGTCATCAGCCAGCGAGACAACCCCGAGGCCTTCCAGAAAGCCAAGGAAGCCTATGAAAGCTTCACCGGCCTGGGCAGCAGCGAAGACGCCGGCTACAAACGCGCCAGCGACAACGAAGTGTGGCCGCCCTACGCCGGCACTACAGTGGGTCCCAAGGATGAAGTCGGCCCCGGCCTGATCCGCTTTGAAAGCAATGGCCAGAAAATGGTCGTGGCTCGCGACGACAACCCCAAGTTGTTCGACTACCTGGCAGGCCTGCACGAGGTCTACACCAACCCCGACAAAAAGGCCGCCGTAGAGTCCGCCCTCAACGACGGCTCGACCCTGGCAGATGCCAATACCAAGGTGCCGGAACTGAATGACTACAAGGGCTTCGGCTGGATCGAAGGCCAGCAAGGCAACGTGCTGACCTATGAAACCCACGACGGCACCAAGGTGGTGGTGTCGGCCGATGTCAGCCCGGAACTGTTCAAGAGCGTGGCCACCGCCCAGGACACCTGGAGCAAGATCCACAGCAGTGAAGACGCCGGCTACAAGCTGGCCGGGCCGAATGATTTCCTGAAAAACACCGACATCACCTTCGGCTCCCCCGACGAGCTGGGCGACGGCCTGATCCGCTATGAAACCAGCGAAGGCAAGGTCATCGTCTCCAAGGAGCTCAGCCCGCAGCTCTACGACGAAGTGGTGGCGAAATGGGAAGCCTGGAGCGCCGGCACCGTCGACGAAACCCGCGCCAAGTACAACCTGCCGAGCAACGATGAGCTGGACGTGCTCAACCTCGACACCGGCGTGCATGCCGACAAGGACGACGACAAATCGCCGACCCAAAGCGTCAGCGAACTGGCCACCACTGAACTGATCGACACCTACCGCGCCGGCGTCAAGGACGGCTCGATTCCCAAGGACGACCCGCGAGCCAAACTGGTCCGCGCCCTGGAAGCCCAGGCCGCCTACCAGAACGGCCATGGCATCACCGGCTACGAAGAATCCAAGCGCCCGTTCAACACCACCTGGCGCGAGTTCGATGACAAGCAGACCGAACTCACCTCCGCCGACATGCACGACATCATCGACGGCAAGGCGGTGCAGGAGCAGATTGGCGAACTGTTCAAAGACCCGACCGTGCAGGCCGACTACAAGACCAAAATGGACGACGCCATCAGTCACCTGCCCAACAAGGACGAGATCAAGCAGAAGCTCCTCGACCTGACCAGCAACCCGGACTACGTGCTGTACCTCAAGGACCTGCAAAAACAGGGCAAGAGCCACGAAGCCCAGCAAGACCTGAGCAACACCCTGACCTCGCTGTCGCTGTTCGACCCGGAAGCCGCTACCAAGGCTGCGCAGAACATCCAGGCCGACGGTCTCACCACCGACCTTAACGAGATACTGTCCGACCCGAGCAAGATCTCCGACGAGAACAAGGAACTGGCCACCAAGGACCTGTTCGGCCTGCTCAAGGGTGTGCTCAAGGGCAACCTGCTGGACCTGCCGCGTCGCAGCCAGGAAGTGCTGGAGAAATTCCTCAACGAGGGCCTGGAGGGCAAGGAGAAATCCTCGGCCGTGACCAAGGCCCTGGAAGAACTCGGCGACGTCTATAAGAACAGCGGCACCATCAGCGAAGCCGACGTGAAAACCGCCCTGAGCAAACCCTATATCCCGGTGGCGGATCGCGGCATGCTCGGCGAGGTGTTCAACACCCTCAACAGCAAAGGCATCCTCGGTTCGATGGGCGCCGGCGTCAGCCTGTTCTCGGGGATTTACCAACTGGTGGGCAAAGGCGGCAAGCTCGGCGAAACCCCGGCCCAACGCATGACCATCGCCAAGGACTTCCTGAGTTTTGCCGGCGGCGCGAGCCACTTCGTCAAGCTCGGTGACAAGATCGGCGAAGCCCTGGGCAAGGGCGGCTTGGTGGACTTCCTCGGCCTGGACAAGACCCTGCCGGAAATCTGGGGCAAGGAAGGTGCGGCCGGCAAAGTCATCGACTTCAGCAAGCCCACCGAGATCGACTCAAAGGTCAGCAAGGAAATCGCCGCCGCCCTGGACGCGGTTCCCGACAGCCAGTACGACGGCGTCGCCAAGCTGTTTGGCGAAGGTGACAAAGCCGTGACCGAAGCCACCGAAGGCCTCGCCACTCACCTGGATGATGGCCTCAAGGCCGCCGGTGCGGCCAAGCTTGGCGCCTCCCAATCGGCGAAGATCGCCGGGTCCGTGATCAAGGTGCTGGGCCCGGCAACAGACATTGCCGGTGGTTTTGCCGACATTGTGCTCGGCGCCCTGGCGATCAAAAGCGGCGTGGACAGCAAAGATCCTTTGGCTCAGGCCGCAGGTGGCTTGCAAGTGGCGGGCGGTGCGTTCGGCGCGTCGGCCGGGGTATTGGGTGCGGCGGCGTTGTTCGGCGCGGGCACGGCGGCGGCGCTGACCGGGCCGCTGTTCCTGGTGGGCGTGGTGTTGGCGGTGGTGGGCGGGATCATCGGCTACTTCGTCGACCACAACAAAAAACAGAAGGCCACCGAGAAGGAAAACGACTGGTACCGCGACCTGGCCGGCGACGGCTTGTTGCAGGACAACTGGGCGGACAAGGTCGAATACGCCCACTACGAAATTCACCACTACCACGGCCGCGACACGCCGACCGATGACAGCCTGTTCCGCTTCCAGCAATCGGAGTGGGAGCATTTCGACTCGACACCCCAAAGTGGCGGCTCGTCGAGCAACCGGCTGGATGGGGATTTGCACAAGGACTACAAGGACCCAAGCGAAACGCCCAAGGCACTGCCGGATGCTTCGGATGAGAAGCCGGGGTCACGGCCATCAGGAGGCGGGCCTCGGCTCAACTAAATCTACACAAATCAGTGTGGGAGCTGGCTTGCCTGCGATAGCGGTGTATCAGCCGACAAATAGGTCGACTGACACTCAGTCATCGCAGGCAAGCCAGCTCCCACATTTGGATTGGGTTCACAACTGGACTCGGGTTTACAGCTTGGCGATCGACACTTCAGTCGACTTCACAAAGGCAATCACTTCACTGCCCACCTTCAATTCCAGGTCACGCACCGAGCGGGTGGTAATCACCGACGTCACGATCCCCGACGCGGTTTGCACGTCGATCTCGGACACCACTTCGCCGATCAGAATTTCCTTGATCACGCCTTTGAACTGGTTGCGCACGTTGATCGCTTTAATGGTCATGTCGGCTTTCCTTTGGTCTGTTGGGTCAATCCGCACGAATGCGCAGGCACTCAAAGTGCCCTATTCGTGAAACCAACAAAAGGAATATATAACTCTTTATTTATTCCATAAAAACATATGCAAGCTGTTGCGTAGCCAACAGTGATTCAACAAAGTGCCCACCTCCCCACTCCCAACCGCTCCCCCACGTAGCAGCTGTCGAGCCTAAGCGAGGCTGCGTCAGCGGTCTGTCTGATACACCGCGAACGCAGCCTCGCTTAGGCTCGACAGCTGCTACGTGGGGTATTGCCCGGCAGCACGAAAGACGCTGGCACAGAGACTGCATATTCCTATAACGCATGATGGAACATGCCATATGAATTTTCTGAATATAAGAAAAGCCTTCTCTTTCCCGCCTTGCCCGGAGCTGTTCCATGAAACCCTTCGTCAACACCCTGTTGGGCGCCTGCGCCCTGGCCCTCAGCCTGCAACACCTGGCCCATGCAGCGGAAACCGACCCTGCGCAAGTCAACCTGGATTACGCCTATTACTCCCCGGTGAGCCTGGTGCTCAAACACTTCGGCTGGCTTGAAGAAGCGCTGCCGCAAACCAAGGTCGGCTGGGTGTTGAGTCAAGGCAGCAATCGCTCGCTGGAATACCTCAACAGCGGCGGCGTCGACTTCGCTTCGTCCGCCAGCCTGTCAGCAGTATTGAGCCGGGCCAATGGCAGCCCGATCAAGTCGGTGTACGTCTACAGCCGCGCCGAGTGGACCGCACTGGTAGTACGCAAGGATTCCACCTTCAAGAGCGTCACCGACCTCAAGGGCAAGAAAATCGCCGCCACCAAAGGCACTGACCCGTACCTGTTCACCCTGCGTAGCCTGCAGAAAGCTGGCCTGAGCAAGGACGACGTGGAGCTGGTGCACCTGCAACACCCGGACGGCCGTACCGCCCTGGAAAAAGGTGATGTCGACGCCTGGGCCGGCCTCGACCCGCACATGGCCGCCAGCGAAATCCAGGCGGGCTCGCGCCTGCTGTACCGCAACAAGGACTTCAACAGCTACGGCGTGGTCAGCGTGACCGACAAGTACGCCAAGGAGCACCCACAGACCATCGCCAAGGTGCTCGGCGCCTATGAAAAAGCTCGCAACTGGGCGGTCAAGCACCCTGACGAATTCGCCAAGCTGCTGGCCGACGAGTCCGGCCTGCCCCTCGACGTGGCCAAGCTGCAACTGTCGCGCACCGACTTGAGCAGCCCGTTGCTGACCGCACAGGACGTAGTGTCATCCAAGGCCGCCGCGCCGATCCTGGTGTCGGAAGAACTGGTGCGCCGTGGGGTGAATGTGGATCAGGTGATCGACCAGTTGATCGACCCAAGCTTCGGCCAGGCCTTGCCTCGTCCATAAGGGGAGCGTCATGAGCAGCAAAAGCGAAACCCTGCCCGTCGCGCTTGCGCCCACCGTTACCGCTCAGCGCAGCGCCTGGCCACGGCGACTCAAGGGCCTGGCGTTGCCGGTGCTGATCCTGGTGATCCTCGAGGTGGTGGTGCGCATCGGCTGGCTGCCGTCCTACCAGATGCCGGCCCCCAGCGAGATCGCCGTGACCCTCACCGACCTCGCCGAAGGCGCGCTGTGGAAACACATCAGCGCCAGCCTGTTACGAGTGCTGCTGGGGTTCGCCATTGGTGCCAGCCTGGCGCTGGTGTTTGCCGCCTGGGTCGGCTTGAGCCGCGAGGCCGAGGCGTATCTGGAGCCGACCTTCGCCGGCCTGCGCTCGATCCCGAGCCTGGCCTGGGTGCCGCTGTTGCTGCTATGGCTGGGCATTGATGAGACCTCGAAGATCGTGTTGATTGCCATCGGCGCGTTCTTCCCGGTGTACCTCAATGGCGTTGCAGCGATACGCGACATCGACCGCAAGCTGGTGGAAGTCGGGCAGATGTATGGCTTCAGCCGTACGCGCCTGGTGCGTCGCATCCTGTTGCCCGCCGCCCTGCCCGGTTTGTTCACCGGCTTGCGCAGCGGCCTGAGCCTGGCGTGGATGTTCCTGGTGGCGGCCGAGTTGATCGCCGCCACCAAGGGCCTGGGTTACCTGCTCAGCGATGGCCGGGAAACCTCACGGCCCGACATTGTGCTGGCGGCGATCATCGTGTTGGCGCTGCTGGGCAAGATCAGCGACGGCCTGTTGGCCGCCCTGGAAAAACGCTGCCTGGCCTGGCGCGATACCTTCAACGGCCAAGGCCCGGAGCATTGAGCATGAGTGAAGCGCTACTGGATATTCGCGTCGAGCGTAAGAGCTTCGGCGCCACCACGGTACTGACCAACGTCCACTTGGCCCTGCAACCCCGGGAAGCGGTGAGCTTGCTGGGGCCCAGCGGCTGTGGCAAAAGCACGTTGCTGCGGATCGTCGCCGGGCTGGAAAAGGACTATCAGGGGGAACTGCTGCAAGGCGGTGGTGAGGTTGCATTTGTCTTCCAGGAGCCGCGTCTGATGCCGTGGCTGACGGTGGAGCAAAACATCGGCTTCAGCGATGACGATGGCTATGACAAGGCCTGGGTCGCGCAGTTGATTGATGAGGTGGGGCTGACGGGGTTTGGCGGGGCGTTGCCCAAGGCGTTGTCGGGCGGGATGGCGCAACGGGTGGCGATCGCTCGCGGGCTGTATTCGAGACCGCAGGTATTGCTGCTGGACGAGCCGTTCAGCGCGGTGGATGCGTTTACCCGCATGAAGCTGCAGGACCTGTTGCTGCAGTTGGCTGAGCACCATGGGATCGCCTTGCTGCTGGTGACTCACGATGTGGACGAAGCGCTGTACCTGAGTGACCGGGTGTTGGTGATGGATAACCGGCCCAGCAGCATTCGCCAGGAGCTGGCGGTGGAGCTGGTGCATCCGCGGGATCGGCGGGATCCGCTGTTGGCGCGGCTCAAGGCACTGGCGCTGACTGAGCTGCAGCGGGCGCATGTGATCTGAAAGGCACGTGTTGAGGCCGCCCAAAATCAAAAGCTAAAGCGGGCACGGTTCAAATGTGGGAGCGGGCTTGCTCGCGAAGGTCGTTAACGATGACGCGGGCATCCTGATTCAACGCGGCGCTCTCAGGTTCTTCGCGAGCAAGCCCGCTCCCACAAGGATCGCATCAAGCAGCCGATTTACGCGGCGTCAACGTCACCCAATACCGCGTACGAAACTGCACCTCCAGCGCCATCGTCGACGCCAGCAACGCAAGAATGCGATCCGTATCCGCCAACTGAAAGCTCCCAGTCACCCGCAACGTCTCCAGGCTCGAGTCCCAACGCATCACCCCTGGCCGATACCGCTCCAACTCCCGCAAAAAATCACCCAACAGCTGGTTCTGCGCAGTCAGCACACCGTCGCGCCAACCCAATTGCAACGCATTAAACCCCACCGCAGCGCCCATCCCCGACGCCTGCAACCGAGCCTGCTGCCCACCTTGCAATGTCGCCATCTGCCCACGCAGGTCCTGCACCTGCACTACGCCCTTGAGCACCGAGACCAAACACCCGGATGACAGCTGCCGCACACACACTTCAGCCTGGCTGACGATCACCTGGCCATAACGCGTCTGCACCGTCAGCGCACCACCCCCCGGCACCGTCAACGCCATCTCCCCTTCCACCAGCGTCACACGGCGCCGGGCCGCATCCACATCCACCGCACTCGCGGTATTGAGTTGCAGGCTGCTGCCATCCGCCAGCGTCACCCGCTTACGTTCGCCGGTGGCGGTGTGCAAGTCGGCGCGCCATGCATCGATCGGCAATTGCCGGCTAAGCAACCACGCAGCCGGCACCAACGCCGCCACGCCCAACGCACGCTTGAGCACCGCACGCCGCCCCGGTTGCGGGCGATCGAGGCTGGCCATGGCCAATGCTGGAGGCAAGTCGGTAAAACGCTGGCGCAGTAACTGGGCTTTTTGCCAGATCTGTTCGTGTTGAGGATGGCTGTCACGCCACTGCTGCAGGCCGGCATGATCACGCTCGGTGGCGGTACCGGATT from Pseudomonas yamanorum harbors:
- a CDS encoding carboxymuconolactone decarboxylase family protein is translated as MQHRLDYAQAAPAGYKALGSVHSYIHGCGLEKELIDLVYLRVSQLNGCAYCLDSHSRDLLKQGVSLEKLMLLAAWREALPLFTPRECAALAWAESVTQVAHTEVPDEHYAEAKALFDDKEIADLTLAIALMNALNRVAISFRKVPAAVKAHMEHGNHE
- a CDS encoding GNAT family N-acetyltransferase, with the translated sequence MNDAVEFVHIESDADCLACFAVMQQLRPKLEDPHAFAEQIQRQRENGYRLLAARENGQVLGLAGYRLTENLLYGRFIYVDDLVVDASLQRRRLGERLLDQVRQHTRRLGYRYLVLDTGMHMALAQRFYFRQGLLPLGMHFSQDLSQ
- a CDS encoding FMN-dependent NADH-azoreductase is translated as MTRALLLSFSPHGKAAQTFRLARALLCEQAPEAEVVERDYGGQALPPLTREYANALTTPGGLSGAATALSEQLIVELEACDLLIICTPVHNFTVPAALKCWIDHVVRIHRSFTVNPQFEKVALLQDRPTFVLVSSGSSRKNREPDFLTPYLQAILGTVGIRTVEFAYLGAMVRGEAAVQRSVEQAQQQLSGAFYRQAGAQAAISSGA
- a CDS encoding MalY/PatB family protein — encoded protein: MSFDFDTIHSRLGTGSTKWSRYPQDVLPMWIADMDIAAPPAVLQALHERLGQQILGYSVACDGVREAIVADLWAKYAWRVQPDELLFLPGVEPGFNMALHAFVQPGQAVVLQTPNYRPIRLAPGHWNLPKIEVPFELSAEGEYLTPLPAMREVLKGAGALLLSNPHNPMGKVFPREELLAVATACLDQGALIVSDEIHAELCFDGRRHIPTASLSPEIAQRTITLMSASKAYNVAGLKTCFAVIQNPEIRERFNHARCGMVDSVSPLGLEATRAAYSDCGDWLQALVAYLQANRDYLLNAVQTRLPGVVMHAPQGTYLAWLDCSALGLDDPQRFFLEQAKVGLSAGIEFGDDSQQFVRLNFGCPRAMLEEGIARLERSLRHR
- a CDS encoding TOBE domain-containing protein, producing MTIKAINVRNQFKGVIKEILIGEVVSEIDVQTASGIVTSVITTRSVRDLELKVGSEVIAFVKSTEVSIAKL
- a CDS encoding aliphatic sulfonate ABC transporter substrate-binding protein, with amino-acid sequence MKPFVNTLLGACALALSLQHLAHAAETDPAQVNLDYAYYSPVSLVLKHFGWLEEALPQTKVGWVLSQGSNRSLEYLNSGGVDFASSASLSAVLSRANGSPIKSVYVYSRAEWTALVVRKDSTFKSVTDLKGKKIAATKGTDPYLFTLRSLQKAGLSKDDVELVHLQHPDGRTALEKGDVDAWAGLDPHMAASEIQAGSRLLYRNKDFNSYGVVSVTDKYAKEHPQTIAKVLGAYEKARNWAVKHPDEFAKLLADESGLPLDVAKLQLSRTDLSSPLLTAQDVVSSKAAAPILVSEELVRRGVNVDQVIDQLIDPSFGQALPRP
- a CDS encoding ABC transporter permease: MSSKSETLPVALAPTVTAQRSAWPRRLKGLALPVLILVILEVVVRIGWLPSYQMPAPSEIAVTLTDLAEGALWKHISASLLRVLLGFAIGASLALVFAAWVGLSREAEAYLEPTFAGLRSIPSLAWVPLLLLWLGIDETSKIVLIAIGAFFPVYLNGVAAIRDIDRKLVEVGQMYGFSRTRLVRRILLPAALPGLFTGLRSGLSLAWMFLVAAELIAATKGLGYLLSDGRETSRPDIVLAAIIVLALLGKISDGLLAALEKRCLAWRDTFNGQGPEH
- a CDS encoding ABC transporter ATP-binding protein is translated as MSEALLDIRVERKSFGATTVLTNVHLALQPREAVSLLGPSGCGKSTLLRIVAGLEKDYQGELLQGGGEVAFVFQEPRLMPWLTVEQNIGFSDDDGYDKAWVAQLIDEVGLTGFGGALPKALSGGMAQRVAIARGLYSRPQVLLLDEPFSAVDAFTRMKLQDLLLQLAEHHGIALLLVTHDVDEALYLSDRVLVMDNRPSSIRQELAVELVHPRDRRDPLLARLKALALTELQRAHVI
- a CDS encoding FecR domain-containing protein is translated as MSRTAPDLARAAAHWLALLESGTATERDHAGLQQWRDSHPQHEQIWQKAQLLRQRFTDLPPALAMASLDRPQPGRRAVLKRALGVAALVPAAWLLSRQLPIDAWRADLHTATGERKRVTLADGSSLQLNTASAVDVDAARRRVTLVEGEMALTVPGGGALTVQTRYGQVIVSQAEVCVRQLSSGCLVSVLKGVVQVQDLRGQMATLQGGQQARLQASGMGAAVGFNALQLGWRDGVLTAQNQLLGDFLRELERYRPGVMRWDSSLETLRVTGSFQLADTDRILALLASTMALEVQFRTRYWVTLTPRKSAA